In Vibrio bathopelagicus, one DNA window encodes the following:
- a CDS encoding DUF2860 domain-containing protein → MRSVLPVVLSAVISMPAYSGLAPSEGFSGNFSVLAGFYSDSSNLSTEQDSNQATNTMEGDSENQGLLGFLGTVQYTFGESLTHQVYAGTTREDIATGTIAFEIGYRHQLSGGTVIDFSVLPTLISGKAWSDPYAEGVNRKETDVKGNVGRLQLTNIGGTRFQTDFAIGESDVDDELSGSQSLLPEEAALLDRERTYVYAKAGYRFILPNHAGLLVPSMVYFNSDAEGGALSFDSYGIELNYAKRIGRHGFVVTLDANDRQYDEANPIYEKAREENEYGAFLAYEFGGLMGYEDWSFITLLGLRTIDSNIDFYNSEQVLASVGVDYKF, encoded by the coding sequence ATGAGGTCTGTTTTACCTGTAGTACTTTCGGCAGTCATTTCTATGCCGGCATACAGTGGCTTAGCTCCCAGCGAAGGCTTTAGTGGTAACTTTAGTGTTTTGGCTGGTTTCTATTCTGACAGTAGTAATTTGAGTACCGAACAAGACTCAAATCAAGCAACCAATACCATGGAAGGTGACAGTGAAAACCAAGGTTTGCTTGGCTTTCTTGGTACCGTTCAATATACCTTCGGTGAATCTCTGACTCATCAGGTTTATGCAGGTACTACTAGAGAGGATATTGCGACCGGTACTATAGCGTTCGAAATTGGTTATCGACATCAACTCTCTGGTGGTACGGTCATAGACTTTTCTGTGTTGCCTACGCTTATTTCTGGTAAGGCTTGGTCAGACCCTTATGCTGAAGGCGTTAATCGAAAAGAAACCGATGTAAAAGGGAATGTTGGCCGATTACAGCTGACCAATATTGGAGGAACCCGCTTCCAAACGGATTTTGCGATTGGTGAATCTGACGTGGATGACGAGCTTTCAGGGAGTCAAAGCTTACTTCCAGAAGAGGCAGCGCTCTTAGATAGGGAAAGAACCTATGTGTATGCGAAAGCTGGGTATCGCTTCATATTGCCAAACCACGCTGGCCTGTTGGTTCCTTCCATGGTGTATTTTAATTCAGATGCAGAAGGCGGTGCACTTAGCTTTGACAGCTACGGTATTGAATTGAATTACGCGAAGAGAATTGGTCGTCATGGTTTTGTTGTCACATTAGATGCCAATGATCGTCAGTATGATGAAGCGAATCCGATTTATGAAAAAGCTCGTGAAGAGAACGAATATGGCGCCTTCTTAGCGTATGAATTTGGCGGATTGATGGGTTATGAAGATTGGTCGTTTATCACCTTACTTGGTTTAAGAACGATTGATTCCAATATCGACTTCTATAACTCCGAACAAGTACTCGCGAGCGTTGGTGTCGACTATAAATTCTAA
- a CDS encoding GNAT family N-acetyltransferase, whose product MEIQIRHLELTDNQDIFDIYRHPAVSENTSQKPFLSSDQVERLFGHSDHFTLVAEVSDKVVGHVTLFMTTKVRDRHSAGLGIAIHPDAHGKGVGKTLMEEVINQADNWLNLVRLELEVHADNHAAIALYERVGFQLEGTKRLSTFKDGKYIDMLLMSRIRHDYRCE is encoded by the coding sequence TTGGAAATACAAATTAGACACCTAGAACTCACAGACAACCAAGATATTTTTGATATTTATCGTCATCCAGCAGTATCAGAAAACACGTCACAAAAGCCTTTCCTTAGTTCTGATCAAGTTGAAAGACTGTTCGGGCATTCAGACCATTTCACATTAGTTGCTGAAGTGTCAGATAAAGTGGTCGGTCACGTTACTTTGTTTATGACCACCAAGGTAAGAGACAGACACAGTGCAGGTCTTGGCATTGCAATTCACCCTGATGCCCATGGTAAAGGGGTAGGTAAGACGTTAATGGAAGAAGTCATTAATCAGGCTGATAACTGGCTTAACCTAGTTCGCCTTGAGCTAGAAGTTCATGCCGATAACCACGCAGCTATTGCGTTATATGAACGTGTGGGTTTTCAGTTAGAAGGCACTAAGAGGTTAAGTACATTCAAAGATGGAAAGTATATTGATATGTTGCTGATGTCGAGAATTCGACATGATTATCGATGCGAGTGA
- a CDS encoding response regulator transcription factor yields MKDNQFDSFEALLSHQTNTLTACQPKDFDSVFSLLAKEALTWFKLDRLTLFPNSMILLDTGKSISVSKTDTPQLDMKRFLKGNYLDYLKLLRSKECWQLFPEETLRNHKIDPLRLLHEEGACWHAIVSLSLFGQQWGAIGFSRFKHYDTPIEERDMKRIKLLSDVWLCFWQHSKMTRSVTSDEADNINESEKLLLLTKRQCAVLTQLAQGYTAKQCAEILFLSPRTIESHKYRMLDILDLDNHTELIQFALRNGFSIDNP; encoded by the coding sequence ATGAAAGACAACCAATTTGATAGCTTTGAAGCTCTCCTCTCACACCAAACCAACACTTTAACCGCATGCCAACCAAAAGATTTCGATAGTGTTTTCTCGTTACTTGCTAAGGAAGCGCTTACTTGGTTTAAACTCGATAGGCTCACCCTATTCCCAAACTCTATGATTCTTTTGGATACGGGCAAGAGCATCTCTGTCTCTAAAACTGATACTCCGCAGCTCGACATGAAACGCTTTCTTAAAGGAAACTATCTTGATTATCTCAAGCTTCTACGCTCAAAAGAGTGTTGGCAATTATTCCCTGAAGAGACTTTGAGAAATCACAAGATAGACCCGTTACGATTACTCCATGAAGAGGGCGCGTGTTGGCACGCCATTGTGAGTTTGTCGCTTTTCGGGCAGCAATGGGGGGCTATCGGCTTCTCAAGATTCAAGCATTACGATACCCCTATCGAAGAACGGGACATGAAGCGAATTAAGCTATTAAGTGATGTTTGGCTCTGCTTCTGGCAACACTCAAAAATGACACGCAGTGTTACGAGTGATGAAGCCGATAATATAAATGAGAGCGAAAAGCTATTGCTGCTAACCAAAAGACAGTGCGCAGTTCTTACTCAATTGGCGCAAGGTTATACCGCTAAGCAGTGTGCTGAAATTCTGTTTTTGAGTCCAAGAACTATCGAGTCACACAAATATCGCATGTTGGATATCCTTGATCTCGACAACCATACCGAGCTTATTCAGTTTGCACTGCGAAATGGCTTTAGTATCGATAATCCATAG
- a CDS encoding adenosine deaminase, with product MNAFIQGLPKVELHLHIEGSLEPELLFQLAQRNGIELPYSSPELLRRAYEFDDLQSFLDIYYQGANALRTEQDFYDLTWAYLERCKADNVIHTEIFFDPQTHTDRGIAFNTVINGIHRALEQGHEELGITSQIIACFLRHLSEESAIQTFSDVLKHKDKIIGIGLDSSELGHPPEKFKRVFQKAKQAGFLTVAHAGEEGPAQNIVDAIEMLSVSRVDHGVQCMIDQALIEDLIKTKMPLTVCPLSNIKLKVFDVMEDHNIVELLRRGVAVTINSDDPAYFGGYMSDNFNAVSKAHELTHQELAQFSLNAIEASFIEEPMKQQYRGVVQAYLERVDIF from the coding sequence ATGAACGCATTTATTCAAGGGCTTCCAAAAGTAGAGCTGCATTTACACATTGAGGGCTCACTCGAACCTGAGTTGCTTTTTCAGCTTGCTCAACGCAACGGCATTGAACTGCCTTATTCATCCCCAGAGCTGTTAAGGCGCGCATACGAATTTGATGACTTGCAGTCATTTCTCGATATCTATTATCAAGGCGCTAATGCTTTGCGCACTGAACAAGACTTCTATGATTTAACATGGGCATATTTAGAGCGCTGTAAAGCCGATAATGTTATTCACACTGAAATCTTCTTTGATCCTCAGACACATACCGATCGTGGTATTGCATTCAACACTGTAATTAACGGTATTCATCGTGCGCTTGAACAGGGTCACGAGGAGTTGGGAATTACGTCTCAAATCATTGCGTGCTTCTTACGCCATTTATCTGAAGAGAGTGCCATTCAAACATTTTCGGATGTGTTGAAGCACAAAGATAAGATCATCGGTATAGGGTTAGATTCTTCTGAATTAGGGCATCCGCCAGAGAAATTCAAGCGCGTATTCCAGAAAGCCAAGCAAGCAGGTTTCCTAACGGTAGCTCATGCAGGAGAAGAAGGGCCCGCTCAAAATATTGTTGATGCCATCGAAATGCTTAGCGTAAGTCGAGTGGATCATGGTGTGCAATGCATGATCGACCAAGCTTTAATAGAGGATTTGATCAAAACCAAAATGCCACTGACGGTGTGTCCATTATCTAACATTAAACTGAAAGTATTCGATGTGATGGAAGACCACAACATTGTAGAGCTATTGAGAAGAGGAGTGGCTGTAACGATTAATTCGGACGACCCTGCGTACTTCGGTGGTTATATGTCGGATAACTTTAATGCAGTCAGTAAGGCTCATGAATTAACGCATCAAGAACTAGCGCAGTTTAGCCTGAATGCCATTGAGGCTAGTTTTATTGAAGAGCCAATGAAACAGCAATATCGAGGTGTGGTTCAAGCGTATCTCGAGCGAGTCGATATTTTCTAG
- a CDS encoding Crp/Fnr family transcriptional regulator: MLDPTISEQIQWPCDLPQDFIDSLLEIAVFKTGINSLEITQRFQNLPGVFYILTGSAGICFSTENLKSLSGGVVGKGDWIGALSVHVDYNLFAIAEEVEPITMVLFPSDKVLELAEKKCLVFKWLLHSGAKAQSIWIQAFLSSIHEKEQKTIYVLLELAARQTNITGATLSINISQSQLSTITGISRPRLNEVLKGIEQLGMVKIQRGKVFISDLEGLYKRISPMNLMMRDPVAEMMSK; encoded by the coding sequence TTGTTAGACCCAACAATCAGTGAACAAATTCAGTGGCCTTGTGATTTGCCACAAGATTTTATAGACAGCCTACTTGAAATTGCTGTCTTTAAAACGGGCATTAATAGCTTAGAGATTACGCAGAGATTTCAAAACCTACCGGGTGTTTTTTATATTCTTACTGGTTCGGCTGGTATCTGCTTTTCAACTGAGAATTTGAAAAGCCTGTCAGGTGGTGTAGTAGGTAAAGGCGATTGGATCGGTGCGCTGTCGGTTCATGTCGACTATAACCTTTTTGCTATAGCTGAAGAGGTAGAACCTATCACAATGGTACTTTTTCCTTCAGATAAGGTGTTAGAGCTCGCTGAAAAAAAGTGCTTGGTATTTAAGTGGTTACTTCATAGTGGTGCTAAAGCGCAATCTATTTGGATTCAAGCTTTCCTATCGTCTATTCATGAGAAAGAACAAAAAACAATTTATGTATTGTTAGAATTGGCGGCTCGTCAAACCAACATTACTGGGGCAACACTCAGTATCAATATTTCACAAAGTCAGTTAAGTACCATCACGGGTATATCAAGGCCTAGATTAAACGAAGTTTTAAAAGGAATTGAACAGTTGGGCATGGTGAAAATTCAGAGAGGTAAAGTCTTTATCTCGGATTTGGAGGGGCTATATAAACGAATCTCGCCAATGAACTTGATGATGCGTGACCCTGTCGCGGAAATGATGTCAAAGTAG
- a CDS encoding DUF2057 family protein: MKTLQSIALLSTIIVAPHVLADVTIEVPASVDILAVNEAKPDLDGSLFSSHKTLTVPDGQNQIVFQYQLAFDKGNDREFVDSDAIIATFSATDAALTFDMPKFRNTADAKKGFDNLDWKLVDENQDAISVKQDKLVKDGMQIGRKFPQEAKEYNKKGGVAALAMGTAAGATAAVVQPVTLPAKIDANAANTAEEMLYFWYDKADAETKQKFKDYVNK; this comes from the coding sequence ATGAAAACATTACAATCCATTGCGCTGCTTTCCACAATTATCGTAGCACCACATGTGCTAGCTGACGTGACAATTGAAGTTCCCGCTAGCGTAGATATCTTAGCGGTTAATGAAGCGAAACCTGACCTAGATGGCAGCTTATTTTCTTCTCATAAAACGCTAACCGTTCCAGACGGTCAAAACCAGATCGTATTCCAATATCAACTTGCTTTTGATAAAGGTAACGACCGAGAGTTTGTCGACAGTGACGCTATTATTGCAACCTTTAGTGCAACTGACGCCGCATTGACGTTCGATATGCCAAAGTTCCGCAATACCGCTGACGCGAAGAAAGGCTTTGATAACCTAGATTGGAAATTGGTTGATGAAAACCAAGACGCAATCAGTGTTAAACAAGACAAGCTTGTAAAAGACGGTATGCAGATTGGTCGTAAATTCCCTCAAGAAGCAAAAGAGTACAACAAGAAAGGCGGCGTTGCTGCGCTAGCTATGGGTACAGCTGCAGGCGCTACAGCGGCAGTTGTTCAACCGGTAACGCTACCAGCTAAAATTGATGCTAACGCTGCTAACACGGCCGAAGAGATGCTTTACTTTTGGTACGACAAAGCAGATGCTGAAACCAAGCAGAAATTCAAAGATTACGTGAACAAGTAA
- a CDS encoding ATP-binding protein → MNKIKLTFLAFPLSFIALISFTVLSYIEHERVASYGKLARELGHEVLNMRDQITNSAITGISNPYQLSANLVHLEKELQKLRRSYQEKSIHSPWFNKLHTRQILERFYDSSMTNIDTLDHLVGQSVARQFILQSLTQKLTDNNTSTAMFKVQSELLSNVLQTKPSLANQEDSAKHEGSTSSKNTIGNLNSHPDFIQLIETFTDLNIQQQLLLSKILSDNSMQYVEEVEHEFTDLQNSLKSLIIKLIFSITALIFAFSFTMFIMRIFELKRNTLAYQEAASTAQHANEAKSLFLATMSHELRTPMNGVLGLAQIIKSDSQEPETRKQAQVIIDSGQHLVTILDDILDFSKVEQGKLELEFAPFSVCDVVTHLDKTLTPLAENKGLLLIINDNIPSNIQLIGDSARTRQILFNLAGNAVKFTESGKVEIQFDLSNTTPPTVNIRVSDTGIGIDESKIDHIFTAFEQAELSTTRKFGGTGLGLSIVKQLVNLMGGDISVSSQLNVGTQFNITLPLKFQKLAPRITKVAESEKTSIHENFSVLLVEDNKVNAMVIKKFCESLNLTVDNAFDGLQALDKLSENQYDLIIMDNHMPNMSGIEAIRKIRNELKLSTVIFACTADVFKEAHDDFLSSGANFVLTKPLQKNSLQNAIVEFHKQFEVNRTHLDIDASNVGKTQNEGNVTILTRCPKNQLPMTEEELTRNPLLVGQNLDLDEKLDYLASIVSDLEHQIDALIDMFSNSQAEELNHTLLAVKGVAAELQMSEVLELASSAESTTRNNILPEAELLQQLINRLMVNSHQATRLIHKLNQQRKTG, encoded by the coding sequence ATGAATAAAATCAAACTGACATTTTTAGCCTTTCCGTTATCGTTTATTGCACTCATAAGCTTCACTGTTCTGTCTTATATTGAACATGAACGCGTGGCATCTTACGGGAAGTTAGCCCGTGAATTAGGGCATGAAGTGTTAAACATGAGGGATCAAATAACGAATAGCGCTATTACTGGCATTTCGAACCCTTATCAGCTCTCTGCCAATTTAGTGCACCTAGAAAAAGAGCTTCAAAAACTGAGGAGAAGCTATCAGGAGAAAAGCATACATTCCCCATGGTTCAACAAATTACATACGAGACAGATACTAGAACGATTTTATGACTCTTCTATGACCAATATTGATACTTTAGATCACTTGGTTGGCCAGAGTGTGGCACGTCAGTTCATCCTTCAATCACTCACACAAAAATTGACGGATAACAACACTTCCACAGCAATGTTTAAAGTTCAGAGCGAACTGCTCTCTAATGTTTTGCAAACAAAGCCTTCCCTTGCTAATCAAGAAGACAGCGCAAAACATGAAGGTTCTACAAGCTCAAAGAACACCATAGGCAACCTAAATAGTCACCCTGACTTTATTCAACTCATAGAAACTTTTACAGACCTAAACATCCAACAACAGTTATTACTGTCCAAAATTTTATCCGATAACAGCATGCAATATGTCGAGGAAGTTGAACACGAATTTACCGATCTACAAAACTCATTAAAAAGCCTAATCATAAAACTGATTTTCTCGATTACAGCCTTAATCTTCGCCTTCTCTTTTACCATGTTCATCATGAGAATTTTTGAGTTAAAACGTAATACTCTTGCTTACCAAGAAGCCGCGAGTACCGCGCAGCATGCTAACGAAGCGAAATCTCTTTTTCTCGCAACAATGAGCCATGAATTAAGAACACCTATGAATGGGGTCTTGGGGCTTGCACAAATAATCAAAAGCGACTCTCAAGAACCCGAGACTCGCAAACAAGCTCAGGTAATCATCGATTCAGGGCAACACTTAGTAACCATCCTTGATGACATCTTAGATTTTTCTAAAGTCGAGCAAGGAAAGCTAGAGCTTGAGTTTGCCCCTTTCTCGGTTTGTGATGTCGTGACACACCTAGATAAGACACTCACTCCACTCGCTGAAAATAAGGGCTTATTATTAATCATCAATGACAATATCCCATCAAATATCCAATTAATTGGTGACTCTGCACGTACCCGCCAGATCCTATTTAATTTGGCAGGTAATGCAGTCAAATTTACGGAGTCAGGCAAAGTCGAAATCCAGTTTGATCTATCCAACACGACCCCACCTACCGTCAATATCCGAGTGTCAGATACAGGGATAGGCATAGATGAAAGTAAGATAGACCATATATTTACAGCATTTGAGCAAGCAGAATTATCAACAACGCGTAAATTTGGAGGGACAGGTCTAGGGCTTTCGATTGTTAAGCAACTGGTTAACCTGATGGGAGGCGATATTAGCGTTTCTAGTCAGTTGAACGTTGGAACTCAATTCAACATCACTTTACCTTTAAAATTTCAAAAACTTGCGCCGAGAATAACCAAGGTAGCAGAGTCAGAGAAGACATCCATTCACGAAAACTTCTCTGTATTGCTTGTTGAAGATAACAAGGTCAACGCAATGGTGATAAAGAAGTTCTGCGAGTCTCTCAACTTGACTGTTGATAATGCTTTTGATGGGTTACAAGCTCTCGACAAACTGTCTGAAAATCAATATGACCTCATCATTATGGACAACCATATGCCGAACATGAGTGGTATCGAAGCAATACGGAAAATCCGAAATGAACTAAAACTTTCGACAGTTATTTTTGCTTGCACCGCTGATGTATTTAAAGAAGCTCATGATGACTTCCTAAGTTCAGGCGCAAATTTCGTGCTGACCAAGCCACTACAAAAAAACAGCCTTCAGAATGCAATTGTAGAGTTCCATAAGCAGTTTGAAGTCAATAGAACACACTTAGACATAGACGCCTCAAACGTGGGTAAAACACAAAATGAAGGCAACGTCACAATACTTACCCGATGCCCAAAAAATCAGTTACCAATGACCGAAGAAGAACTAACACGAAACCCATTACTTGTTGGCCAGAACCTAGACCTCGATGAAAAACTCGATTACCTAGCGTCCATTGTTTCTGACTTAGAACACCAAATTGATGCCCTAATTGACATGTTTTCTAACTCTCAAGCCGAAGAACTCAACCACACTTTGCTAGCAGTTAAAGGCGTTGCTGCCGAGCTTCAAATGAGTGAAGTTCTTGAACTCGCAAGCTCAGCTGAAAGCACAACACGTAACAACATCTTGCCCGAAGCAGAGTTATTACAACAACTCATCAATAGGCTTATGGTGAACAGTCATCAAGCAACTCGCCTTATTCATAAACTCAATCAACAACGTAAAACAGGGTAA
- a CDS encoding cytochrome-c peroxidase yields MRTPYLAAIVITVISISVIVVIYSSSPPTTTTPIEITSNQHSHNDSPKASSPSTQTSQINSYSVSSSQPIFAIPNEADIDVNLAKIGWALFKDPNLSSNKQISCETCHSLHSNGAESIPVSIGVNGAGMRNSLTVFNAIFNYRFFWDGRVNNLSDQIDGPVHNVLEMDSNWDLITNYVSQSNHYTNLFKKYDLPITTHSIKSSLIEFMHGLTTPNSPFDQYLQGDSAALSDSALRGWETFQKEGCIRCHQGTNIGGGMIMRFGYFGIAKTGSERSDDQGRYMFTSSPQDKHLFRVASLRNVAITAPYFHDGRTDTLEEAIKIMGESQLGKTFKRETINDIKAFLESLTGDRPQMLLEFENE; encoded by the coding sequence ATGAGAACACCCTATTTGGCTGCGATAGTGATCACTGTTATTTCTATTTCTGTCATCGTCGTAATTTACAGCTCATCTCCGCCAACAACCACAACTCCGATTGAAATTACTTCGAATCAACATTCCCATAATGATTCACCTAAAGCATCCTCGCCGTCTACTCAAACGTCACAAATTAATAGCTACAGTGTCTCCTCCAGTCAGCCAATCTTTGCCATCCCAAACGAAGCCGATATTGACGTAAACTTAGCCAAAATTGGTTGGGCGCTATTTAAAGATCCGAACCTTTCTTCGAATAAACAAATCAGCTGTGAGACATGCCATAGCCTGCACTCGAATGGCGCAGAAAGCATCCCAGTTTCTATTGGAGTGAACGGCGCTGGAATGCGTAATTCACTGACCGTTTTCAATGCTATTTTCAATTACCGATTTTTTTGGGATGGACGAGTCAACAACCTTTCCGATCAAATAGATGGACCCGTTCACAACGTCCTTGAAATGGACTCAAACTGGGATCTGATAACGAATTATGTATCTCAGTCCAATCACTACACAAACCTATTCAAAAAATACGATTTACCCATCACCACCCATTCAATTAAGTCGTCTTTGATCGAGTTTATGCATGGTCTCACCACGCCCAACTCCCCTTTTGACCAGTATTTGCAAGGAGACAGTGCCGCACTTTCCGATTCAGCATTGCGTGGATGGGAAACATTCCAAAAAGAAGGCTGTATCCGTTGTCATCAAGGAACCAATATTGGCGGGGGAATGATCATGAGATTTGGTTACTTCGGAATTGCTAAAACGGGTAGTGAACGTAGTGATGATCAAGGGAGATATATGTTTACCTCTTCGCCCCAAGACAAGCACTTGTTTCGTGTTGCGAGCTTAAGAAACGTCGCTATCACAGCCCCCTACTTTCACGACGGACGAACAGACACATTAGAAGAAGCCATTAAAATCATGGGTGAGAGTCAACTGGGTAAAACATTTAAAAGGGAAACGATTAACGATATTAAGGCGTTTCTAGAATCACTGACAGGCGACCGTCCGCAAATGCTTCTGGAGTTTGAAAATGAATAA
- a CDS encoding arylsulfatase, producing the protein MGTKINKLALGVGLLAASSAATAAEKPNILAIWGDDIGVFNISAYNNGMMGYETPNIDRIANEGALFTDHYGQQSCTAGRAAFLTGQEPFRTGLLTIGMPGSDHGIPDWAPTIADLLKEQGYMTAQFGKNHMGDQDKHLPTNHGFDQFFGNLYHLNAEEEPETYYYPKDPEFRKNFGPRGVIKSTSDGKIEDTGPMTRKRMEHADEEFLEESLAFMEKAVKADKPFFIWHNTTRMHVWTRLQEKYQGKSGISIYADGMLEHDDQVGVLLDKLDELKIADNTIVIYSTDNGAETVSWPDGGATYFHGEKGTTYEGGMRVPQLVRWPGTIKPGTKINDIMGHQDWIPTLLAAAGDDKVVEKLASDKGATYNGKNWRVHLDGYNFLPYFQGKEEKGPRDSMLYFSANAELNAVRWNDFKISFAVMDGNIVDAVRFQPNWPQVVHLRADPFEKAPHESGMYLRWMADNMWLFVPVGGKVQEFMNTLPDYPMQQSQVLNPGNFNQNAYMLQGKLKQLEAAAAQAK; encoded by the coding sequence ATGGGTACTAAAATTAATAAACTAGCATTAGGTGTTGGCTTATTAGCAGCTTCTTCAGCAGCAACAGCGGCAGAAAAACCAAACATTCTTGCTATCTGGGGTGATGACATTGGTGTATTCAACATCAGTGCATACAACAACGGAATGATGGGTTACGAAACACCTAACATCGACCGTATTGCTAACGAAGGCGCACTATTTACTGACCACTACGGTCAACAATCGTGTACTGCTGGTCGTGCTGCATTCCTAACAGGTCAAGAACCTTTCCGTACTGGTCTATTGACTATCGGTATGCCGGGTTCGGACCATGGTATCCCTGATTGGGCTCCAACGATCGCAGACCTTCTTAAAGAACAAGGCTACATGACCGCTCAGTTCGGTAAGAACCACATGGGTGACCAAGACAAACACCTTCCAACGAACCACGGTTTTGACCAGTTCTTCGGTAACCTTTACCACTTAAACGCGGAAGAAGAGCCTGAGACATACTACTACCCTAAAGATCCTGAGTTCCGTAAGAACTTTGGCCCTCGTGGTGTAATCAAGTCAACTTCTGACGGTAAGATTGAAGATACTGGCCCTATGACGCGTAAGCGTATGGAGCATGCAGATGAAGAGTTCCTAGAAGAATCTCTAGCATTCATGGAAAAAGCGGTTAAAGCTGACAAGCCTTTCTTCATCTGGCACAACACCACTCGTATGCACGTGTGGACTCGTCTACAAGAGAAATACCAAGGTAAATCTGGTATCAGCATCTACGCTGACGGCATGTTAGAGCACGATGACCAAGTTGGTGTGCTGCTAGACAAGCTTGATGAGCTGAAAATTGCAGACAACACAATCGTAATCTACTCAACGGATAACGGTGCAGAAACGGTATCTTGGCCTGATGGCGGTGCAACTTACTTCCACGGTGAGAAAGGTACAACTTACGAAGGTGGTATGCGTGTTCCTCAGTTAGTTCGCTGGCCTGGTACGATTAAACCGGGGACTAAGATCAACGACATCATGGGCCACCAAGACTGGATCCCTACATTGCTAGCCGCGGCTGGTGATGACAAAGTCGTTGAGAAATTAGCGTCTGACAAAGGTGCAACGTACAACGGTAAAAACTGGCGTGTACACCTCGATGGTTACAACTTCCTACCTTACTTCCAAGGTAAAGAAGAGAAAGGCCCTCGTGACAGCATGCTTTACTTCTCTGCGAACGCTGAGCTAAACGCTGTACGTTGGAATGACTTTAAGATCTCATTCGCTGTAATGGACGGTAACATCGTTGATGCGGTACGTTTCCAACCAAACTGGCCTCAAGTTGTTCACCTACGTGCTGACCCATTCGAAAAAGCACCACACGAATCTGGCATGTACCTACGTTGGATGGCAGACAACATGTGGCTATTCGTACCAGTTGGCGGCAAAGTACAAGAGTTCATGAACACGCTACCTGACTACCCAATGCAGCAAAGCCAAGTGTTGAACCCTGGTAACTTCAACCAGAATGCTTACATGCTTCAAGGTAAACTTAAGCAACTCGAAGCGGCAGCTGCGCAAGCTAAATAA